In Vigna unguiculata cultivar IT97K-499-35 chromosome 3, ASM411807v1, whole genome shotgun sequence, a single genomic region encodes these proteins:
- the LOC114176291 gene encoding anthocyanidin 3-O-glucosyltransferase 5-like: protein METPKLTHVVLVSSPGLGHLIPAVELAKHFVLLYNFKVTVIAVTSQTSRAETQILDSVLTPSLCHLIDIPSPDITAFVAQNDAVVTRLCVVMREARPAIRSVLSEITPRPSAVIVDLFSTETIPIARELNILGYVFIASHAWMLALLLYSPVLDELVEGQYVDQTEPIKIPGCKPVRPEDVLDPMLDRNDRQYTEYLKLANGVLQSDGVLVNTWEELQREELEVLREGGSLSEALNMKIPIYAVGPLVREPLLETNSSTELLVRWLDQQPSKSVVYVSFGSGGTVSSEQMKELAWGLELSEQRFVWVVRPPTEGVADAAFFTTGSSGIDEVGKYLPEGFVSRTSEVGLLVLEWAQQVTILGHRSIGGFLSHCGWGSTLESVTNGVPLIAWPLYAEQRMNAALVAEGLGLAVRPRVLPTKKVVRREEIAEMVREVIEGVEGVKGNRVRERVKELQKSAMKAVSKGGSSYVALSQLANRIAG, encoded by the coding sequence ATGGAGACGCCAAAACTCACGCACGTGGTTCTCGTTTCAAGTCCAGGTCTGGGCCATCTCATTCCCGCCGTTGAGCTCGCCAAGCATTTTGTCCTTCTCTACAACTTCAAAGTCACGGTTATCGCTGTCACTTCCCAAACTTCACGCGCCGAAACGCAGATCCTCGACTCTGTTCTCACACCGTCCCTCTGCCACCTCATTGATATTCCTTCACCAGACATCACTGCCTTCGTTGCCCAAAACGATGCCGTCGTCACTCGCCTCTGCGTCGTCATGCGCGAAGCCAGACCCGCCATCCGCTCAGTTCTTTCCGAAATTACCCCTCGCCCTTCCGCAGTCATCGTTGATCTTTTCAGCACCGAGACCATACCCATAGCAAGAGAACTCAATATCCTCGGCTACGTCTTCATTGCTTCACACGCTTGGATGCTCGCCTTGCTTCTCTACTCGCCGGTGCTGGATGAACTGGTAGAGGGACAATACGTCGACCAAACGGAACCCATCAAAATCCCGGGCTGCAAACCGGTTCGACCGGAGGACGTGTTGGACCCCATGCTGGACCGGAACGACAGACAGTATACAGAGTATCTTAAATTAGCAAACGGGGTCCTGCAAAGCGACGGTGTTTTGGTGAACACGTGGGAGGAGCTTCAACGTGAAGAGCTTGAAGTGCTGAGGGAGGGAGGTTCGCTGAGCGAAGCCCTAAATATGAAGATTCCCATATACGCTGTGGGACCTCTCGTGAGAGAGCCCTTGTTAGAAACCAATTCTTCAACTGAGTTGCTGGTGAGGTGGCTCGATCAACAACCGAGTAAATCCGTGGTTTACGTGTCGTTTGGCAGCGGAGGAACGGTGTCGTCTGAACAAATGAAGGAGCTGGCTTGGGGGTTGGAACTGAGTGAACAGAGATTTGTTTGGGTGGTGCGCCCGCCCACAGAAGGAGTTGCGGACGCGGCGTTTTTCACCACCGGGAGTAGCGGGATTGATGAGGTGGGGAAGTATTTGCCGGAAGGGTTTGTTTCGAGGACTAGCGAAGTGGGCCTGCTGGTTCTGGAGTGGGCCCAACAAGTAACTATACTAGGTCATCGTTCAATTGGAGGTTTTCTTTCACACTGTGGGTGGGGCTCCACGCTGGAAAGTGTAACAAACGGTGTTCCGTTGATCGCGTGGCCGTTGTACGCGGAGCAAAGGATGAATGCGGCGCTGGTGGCGGAGGGGCTGGGCTTGGCGGTTCGGCCCAGGGTGTTGCCGACGAAGAAGGTGGTGCGTAGGGAGGAGATAGCAGAAATGGTGAGGGAGGTTATTGAGGGAGTGGAAGGTGTGAAGGGCAATCGCGTGAGAGAGAGAGTGAAAGAGCTGCAGAAAAGTGCAATGAAGGCTGTGTCGAAGGGTGGGTCGTCCTATGTTGCACTGTCTCAACTCGCGAATAGAATTGCGGGTTGA
- the LOC114176962 gene encoding uncharacterized protein LOC114176962, whose product MAASTSPNFSTPLQKNTHKTKFPSSAGKNILHNKVGFPFSAPFSKSVSVKSIGTAKYDEVVVDEELDKIRRLQNGSDVRGVALEGEKGRKVDLTPPAVEAISQSFGEWVIKGLEKERGYPVENVRVSLGRDPRITGSKLSVAVFSGLGRAGCMVFDMGLATTPACFMSTILSPFSYDASIMMTASHLPYTRNGLKFFTKRGGLTSTEVEEICDKAARKYANRMAKVSTLLSVLPKKVDFMSTYAMHLREIIKERINHPLYPDTPLQGFQIIVNAGNGSGGFFTWDVLDKLGAETFGSLHLNPDGMFPNHIPNPEDKTAMALTRAAVLESKANLGIVFDTDVDRSGVVDNQGNPINGDKLIALMSAIVLREHPGTTIVTDARTSMALTRFITDRGGHHCLYRVGYRNVIDKGVQLNSDGVQTHLMMETSGHGALKENHFLDDGAYMVVKIIIEMVRMKLAGSDEGIGSLIKDLEEPYESVELRINIISEPQHAKAKGSEAIQTFRNYIEEGRLSGWELDSCGDCWVSEGCLVDTNDDPAPIDAQMYRAKVSNERHGQHGWVHMRQSIHNPNIAVNIQSSVPGGCLSMARAFRDEFLKASGVYTFLDISQVDKFTENGSIA is encoded by the exons ATGGCTGCTTCTACTTCTCCAAACTTCTCAACACCTTTGCAAAAGAACACTCACAAAACAAAGTTTCCTTCATCAGCAGGGAAGAATATACTGCATAACAAAGTTGGGTTCCCATTTTCTGCGCCATTCAGTAAATCCGTAAGTGTGAAATCCATTGGCACTGCGAAGTATGATGAAGTTGTGGTGGATGAAGAGTTGGACAAGATTAGAAGGCTTCAGAATGGTTCAGATGTTAGAGGAGTGGCATTGGAAGgtgagaaaggaagaaaagttgACCTTACTCCACCAGCCGTTGAGGCAATATCACAGAGTTTTGGGGAATGGGTAATCAAAGGTTTAGAGAAGGAACGAGGATACCCTGTAGAGAATGTGAGAGTGTCTCTTGGACGTGACCCTAGAATCACAGGGTCAAAACTTAGTGTTGCAGTTTTTTCAGGTCTTGGTCGTGCAGGTTGCATGGTGTTTGACATGGGACTAGCTACCACACCAGCTTGTTTCATGAGCACAATATTGTCTCCATTTTCCTATGATGCTTCAATCATG ATGACAGCTTCCCACTTGCCTTATACCAGAAATGGtctgaaattttttacaaagaGAGGTGGATTGACTTCAACAGAGGTGGAGGAAATATGTGATAAAGCTGCTCGAAAGTATGCAAATAGGATGGCCAAAGTCTCAACTTTGCTTAGTGTTCTTCcaaaaaaagttgattttatGAGCACTTATGCAATGCACCTACGAGAAATCATCAAGGAGAGAATCAATCACCCTCTGTATCCTGACACTCCACTTCAGGGATTTCAG ATTATAGTTAATGCTGGAAATGGGTCAGGAGGATTCTTCACATGGGATGTGTTGGACAAACTTGGCGCAGAAACCTTTGGGTCTCTGCATCTGAATCCTGATGGGATGTTTCCGAATCACATTCCAAACCCAGAGGACAAAACTGCCATGGCACTCACCAGAGCAGCAGTGTTAGAAAGCAAAGCTAATCTTGGAATAGTTTTCGACACTGATGTGGATCGAAGTGGGGTGGTTGATAACCAAGGGAACCCCATAAATGGTGACAAACTCATTGCTCTCATGTCTGCCATTGTGTTAAGGGAACATCCAGGAACAACCATAGTCACCGATGCTCGTACAAGCATGGCACTCACCAGATTCATCACTGATAGAGGTGGTCACCATTGCCTCTACCGTGTAGGATACAGAAATGTCATTGACAAAGGAGTTCAACTTAACAGTGATGGAGTTCAAACTCATCTTATGATGGAAACATCTGGCCATGGTGCTCTCAAAGAAAACCATTTCCTTGATGATG GTGCTTACATGGTTGTGAAGATTATAATTGAAATGGTGCGGATGAAGCTCGCGGGATCAGATGAAGGGATTGGGAGTCTTATAAAAGATCTTGAAGAACCCTATGAATCAGTAGAGCTTAGGATAAATATTATCTCTGAACCACAACATGCTAAAGCTAAAGGATCAGAGGCCATTCAAACATTTAGAAACTACATTGag GAAGGGAGGCTCAGTGGGTGGGAATTAGACTCATGTGGTGATTGTTGGGTGAGTGAAGGGTGTCTTGTAGATACAAATGACGATCCAGCTCCCATTGATGCTCAAATGTACAG GGCAAAAGTGTCAAACGAGAGACATGGACAACATGGTTGGGTTCACATGAGGCAGAGTATTCACAATCCTAACATTGCTGTGAACATTCAATCATCTGTCCCAGGAGGTTGCTTGTCTATGGCACGAGCTTTCAGAGATGA GTTTCTCAAAGCAAGTGGAGTTTATACATTCCTTGACATCTCTCAAGTTGATAAATTTACTGAAAATGGCTCCATAGCCTGA